TCATCCCCGGCCCGCTGCTCATGGCCCCGGGCTACCAGCTGATCTACAAGCTCGGGCTGCTCGACACCTACGCGGGCCTGATCCTCCCGGGCGTCGCGCCCGCCTTCGGCATTTTCCTTTTCCGTCAGGCCACCATGAACGCCATTCCGCACGAGCTCCTCGAAAGCGCGCGTATCGACGGCGCCGGCGAGCTTCGCATTTTCTTCACGTTGGTCCTGCCGCTTCTCCGTCCGATGATCGGTGCGTTTCTGATGATCACGTTCCTCGGCACATGGAACAACTTCATCGGCCCGCAGATCATCCTGCAGTCGCCCGAACTCTTTCCGCTTTCTGTCGCCATTAATCAACTACGCGGACTCTACGGCCAGGACTACGGCATGATCATGTCGGGCACGCTGGTCTCCATCGCGCCGGTGCTCTGCCTCTTCCTCCTTCTCCAGAAGGAATTCATCGCCGGCCTCACCAGCGGCGCCGTCAAAGGATAATTTTATGAAAACCCCACGTCTGCTCCTCGCCCTCGTTTTCACTTTCGCAGCCTCCATGCTCCCGGCCGCGCCGTCCAAGGTCGCCATCGTCTCCAAGGGCGCCGGCTACGAACTCCAGTTCAACGGCCAGCCCTACATCGCGAA
This portion of the Rariglobus hedericola genome encodes:
- a CDS encoding carbohydrate ABC transporter permease, with product MTGDLSFSARQRLLLIPVYTLLVMAAALTLVPFIWMACAAFKGNADFFSSVFLPRGDGFLGIAWDRLTVVNFKRLFTELSIGNALLNSFFLSSVSAIAATLCSAAGGYALAKFRFAGRGFVLNLVLVALVIPGPLLMAPGYQLIYKLGLLDTYAGLILPGVAPAFGIFLFRQATMNAIPHELLESARIDGAGELRIFFTLVLPLLRPMIGAFLMITFLGTWNNFIGPQIILQSPELFPLSVAINQLRGLYGQDYGMIMSGTLVSIAPVLCLFLLLQKEFIAGLTSGAVKG